One window from the genome of Ictidomys tridecemlineatus isolate mIctTri1 chromosome 12, mIctTri1.hap1, whole genome shotgun sequence encodes:
- the LOC144368996 gene encoding uncharacterized protein LOC144368996 isoform X1, with protein MRFDPLYPEKFHTDGENDENTEEPFRVQSLELYRQDQLRNELLPVICGRNLHFSSNMGLISWDSIPTQQVLDLLFPSASPSFLGTWVNLYSEASHQPPGFLSLQQLLSMWLLLGGLNLEHQAHHLLAAIEDGKSSQAKPESQADCATCSVSVTAPQPTPEPEPSPREGAEPESRTSGVSTRSSPRPQYNKRMRGRCLIHVYLEKERTTQYRSILVTCQDRAPVIIRRALDAHLLQQEDPENYELLQILSNHQKLRIPADGNVYYALDGRVDYDFLLRETAASKLFKVKPKEFLEPSVAVASRIPAAVSSSSAVAAGPLPQATQSNEWCMRKVTNSSSSPLHSSEQVEDSRFVHVLLEGQSLRETKRIPVTCQERVTSLIRRALDQNLLQHEDVDNFELLRMMSLHEKIKVPDHSLMYLSMNPQIKYYFIVRKRREVKGKEFSESTCKSSRPLSHKQVGDTCLIRVHLETQSPKMAKTVLVTCHDRAPVVIRRALELHLLTQEKPEEYELGQIMSHRQKLRIPAQANVFYAKNPHTKPNFVLRKRSLSQKNDEWIQPQPPSRPAKKAPALLRMLAKPFCCCVPGRG; from the exons atgagatttgatcccctttatcctgaaaagttccacacggac ggtgaaaatgatgagaacacggaggagcccttcagggtacagagccttgaactttacaggcaggaccagctgaggaatgagctcctgcctgtcatttgtgggaggaacctacatttcagcagcaacatggggttaatctcctgggattccatccccacccagcaggtgctggatctcttgttcccaag tgcctcaccttccttcctggggacctgggtgaacctctactccgaggcttcccatcagcctccaggctttctgagtctgcagcagctgctatccatgtggctcctgctgggaggcttgaacctggaacaccaagcacaccacctcctggccgcaattgaagatggcaaatcaagccaggcaaagcctgagagccaggcggactgtg ctacatgCTCAGTTTctgtcacggctcctcagccaaccccagagccagagccttctcccagggaaggggcagagccagagtccaggacatcaggggtctctactcggtcctccccaaggccccaatataacaagcggatgagaggcaggtgcctcattcacgtctacctggaaaaggaaaggacaacacagtataggagcatcctg gtgacctgccaggacagggctccagtcatcatccgcagggccttagatgcacacttgctccagcaggaggacccagaaaactacgagcttctgcaaattctctcgaaccatcaga agctgaggatccctgcagatggaaacgtatattacgccctggatggcagagtggattatgactttcttcttcgggaaacagctgccagcaagttgtttaaagtcaagccaaaggag ttcttggagccttctgtggcagtggcatccaggatcccagcagctgtgagcagcagctctgcggtggctgcaggaccattgccccaggccacccaaagcaatgagtggtgcatgagaaaagtcaccaatAGCAGCTCCTCAccgcttcactccagcgagcaggtggaagacagccgctttgtccacgtcctcctagagggacagagcctgagggagacaaagcgcattCCG gtgacatgtcaggagagggtgacaagcctcatccgcagggccttggaccaaaatttgttgcagcatgaggatgtggacaactttgagctgctgagaatgatgtctctgcatgaga aaatcaaggtccctgaccactcactgatgtatctgtccatgaatccacaaataaaatattatttcatcgtgaggaaacgccgcgaggtcaagggaaaggag ttctcagaatcaacctgcaagtcctccaggccgctttcccacaagcaggtgggagacacctgcttaattcgtgtccacttagaaacacaaagtccaaagatggccaagactgttttg gtgacctgccacgatcgggctcctgtcgtcatccgcagggccctcgagctacacttgcttactcaggagaagccggaggaatatgagctgggccaaatcatgtctcaccgtcaga agctgaggattccagcgcaggccaacgtattttacgcaaagaaccctcacacaaaacccaacttcgtgctgaggaaaaggagcctctcccaaaagaatgatgagtggatccagcctcaacctccctctcgtcctgcaaagaaggctccagccctcctgaggatgcttgcaaaaccattctgctgctgtgtgcctgggcggggctga
- the LOC144368996 gene encoding uncharacterized protein LOC144368996 isoform X2, which produces MRFDPLYPEKFHTDGENDENTEEPFRVQSLELYRQDQLRNELLPVICGRNLHFSSNMGLISWDSIPTQQVLDLLFPSASPSFLGTWVNLYSEASHQPPGFLSLQQLLSMWLLLGGLNLEHQAHHLLAAIEDGKSSQAKPESQADCATCSVSVTAPQPTPEPEPSPREGAEPESRTSGVSTRSSPRPQYNKRMRGRCLIHVYLEKERTTQYRSILVTCQDRAPVIIRRALDAHLLQQEDPENYELLQILSNHQKLRIPADGNVYYALDGRVDYDFLLRETAASKLFKVKPKEFLEPSVAVASRIPAAVSSSSAVAAGPLPQATQSNEWCMRKVTNSSSSPLHSSEQVEDSRFVHVLLEGQSLRETKRIPVTCQERVTSLIRRALDQNLLQHEDVDNFELLRMMSLHEKIKVPDHSLMYLSMNPQIKYYFIVRKRREVKGKEVTCHDRAPVVIRRALELHLLTQEKPEEYELGQIMSHRQKLRIPAQANVFYAKNPHTKPNFVLRKRSLSQKNDEWIQPQPPSRPAKKAPALLRMLAKPFCCCVPGRG; this is translated from the exons atgagatttgatcccctttatcctgaaaagttccacacggac ggtgaaaatgatgagaacacggaggagcccttcagggtacagagccttgaactttacaggcaggaccagctgaggaatgagctcctgcctgtcatttgtgggaggaacctacatttcagcagcaacatggggttaatctcctgggattccatccccacccagcaggtgctggatctcttgttcccaag tgcctcaccttccttcctggggacctgggtgaacctctactccgaggcttcccatcagcctccaggctttctgagtctgcagcagctgctatccatgtggctcctgctgggaggcttgaacctggaacaccaagcacaccacctcctggccgcaattgaagatggcaaatcaagccaggcaaagcctgagagccaggcggactgtg ctacatgCTCAGTTTctgtcacggctcctcagccaaccccagagccagagccttctcccagggaaggggcagagccagagtccaggacatcaggggtctctactcggtcctccccaaggccccaatataacaagcggatgagaggcaggtgcctcattcacgtctacctggaaaaggaaaggacaacacagtataggagcatcctg gtgacctgccaggacagggctccagtcatcatccgcagggccttagatgcacacttgctccagcaggaggacccagaaaactacgagcttctgcaaattctctcgaaccatcaga agctgaggatccctgcagatggaaacgtatattacgccctggatggcagagtggattatgactttcttcttcgggaaacagctgccagcaagttgtttaaagtcaagccaaaggag ttcttggagccttctgtggcagtggcatccaggatcccagcagctgtgagcagcagctctgcggtggctgcaggaccattgccccaggccacccaaagcaatgagtggtgcatgagaaaagtcaccaatAGCAGCTCCTCAccgcttcactccagcgagcaggtggaagacagccgctttgtccacgtcctcctagagggacagagcctgagggagacaaagcgcattCCG gtgacatgtcaggagagggtgacaagcctcatccgcagggccttggaccaaaatttgttgcagcatgaggatgtggacaactttgagctgctgagaatgatgtctctgcatgaga aaatcaaggtccctgaccactcactgatgtatctgtccatgaatccacaaataaaatattatttcatcgtgaggaaacgccgcgaggtcaagggaaaggag gtgacctgccacgatcgggctcctgtcgtcatccgcagggccctcgagctacacttgcttactcaggagaagccggaggaatatgagctgggccaaatcatgtctcaccgtcaga agctgaggattccagcgcaggccaacgtattttacgcaaagaaccctcacacaaaacccaacttcgtgctgaggaaaaggagcctctcccaaaagaatgatgagtggatccagcctcaacctccctctcgtcctgcaaagaaggctccagccctcctgaggatgcttgcaaaaccattctgctgctgtgtgcctgggcggggctga
- the LOC144368996 gene encoding uncharacterized protein LOC144368996 isoform X3 gives MRFDPLYPEKFHTDGENDENTEEPFRVQSLELYRQDQLRNELLPVICGRNLHFSSNMGLISWDSIPTQQVLDLLFPSASPSFLGTWVNLYSEASHQPPGFLSLQQLLSMWLLLGGLNLEHQAHHLLAAIEDGKSSQAKPESQADCATCSVSVTAPQPTPEPEPSPREGAEPESRTSGVSTRSSPRPQYNKRMRGRCLIHVYLEKERTTQYRSILVTCQDRAPVIIRRALDAHLLQQEDPENYELLQILSNHQKLRIPADGNVYYALDGRVDYDFLLRETAASKLFKVKPKEFLEPSVAVASRIPAAVSSSSAVAAGPLPQATQSNEWCMRKVTNSSSSPLHSSEQVEDSRFVHVLLEGQSLRETKRIPVTCQERVTSLIRRALDQNLLQHEDVDNFELLRMMSLHEKIKVPDHSLMYLSMNPQIKYYFIVRKRREVKGKES, from the exons atgagatttgatcccctttatcctgaaaagttccacacggac ggtgaaaatgatgagaacacggaggagcccttcagggtacagagccttgaactttacaggcaggaccagctgaggaatgagctcctgcctgtcatttgtgggaggaacctacatttcagcagcaacatggggttaatctcctgggattccatccccacccagcaggtgctggatctcttgttcccaag tgcctcaccttccttcctggggacctgggtgaacctctactccgaggcttcccatcagcctccaggctttctgagtctgcagcagctgctatccatgtggctcctgctgggaggcttgaacctggaacaccaagcacaccacctcctggccgcaattgaagatggcaaatcaagccaggcaaagcctgagagccaggcggactgtg ctacatgCTCAGTTTctgtcacggctcctcagccaaccccagagccagagccttctcccagggaaggggcagagccagagtccaggacatcaggggtctctactcggtcctccccaaggccccaatataacaagcggatgagaggcaggtgcctcattcacgtctacctggaaaaggaaaggacaacacagtataggagcatcctg gtgacctgccaggacagggctccagtcatcatccgcagggccttagatgcacacttgctccagcaggaggacccagaaaactacgagcttctgcaaattctctcgaaccatcaga agctgaggatccctgcagatggaaacgtatattacgccctggatggcagagtggattatgactttcttcttcgggaaacagctgccagcaagttgtttaaagtcaagccaaaggag ttcttggagccttctgtggcagtggcatccaggatcccagcagctgtgagcagcagctctgcggtggctgcaggaccattgccccaggccacccaaagcaatgagtggtgcatgagaaaagtcaccaatAGCAGCTCCTCAccgcttcactccagcgagcaggtggaagacagccgctttgtccacgtcctcctagagggacagagcctgagggagacaaagcgcattCCG gtgacatgtcaggagagggtgacaagcctcatccgcagggccttggaccaaaatttgttgcagcatgaggatgtggacaactttgagctgctgagaatgatgtctctgcatgaga aaatcaaggtccctgaccactcactgatgtatctgtccatgaatccacaaataaaatattatttcatcgtgaggaaacgccgcgaggtcaagggaaaggag agctga